The Microcystis aeruginosa NIES-843 sequence GGGCAAGATTAGCTAACTATCCCTTTTTTGCCTCTTCCAGGTCATGATAATGCTGATAAGCGCCGATTTCGGGGTTAAAGGGGGCGATTTCTTCATTTACAGCTAATCCCAAACCTTCTAACATTGCTTGTAGGACAGAATCGGGGGCCAGACGGAGATAATCGGGATTAATTTCTAAGGCTACATGACGATTACCGAGGTGATAGGCAGCTTTGAGGAGTAAATCGGTTGAAGGAGCAGTAATAGTGATAACTGGTTCTGGTTTAGCAATTATTTGAATAATTTCGCCGTTTTCCCCCCGCAGGAAATCGCGGTCCTGTAGAATTGTGCCGCGGGGTAAACGAAAACAGAGGGAAAAACCTTCGGGACTGTCGAGACGATAACGGCTGCGGGTGCGTTCTTCGGCCGTGAGTAGAAGGCTAAAAAGTACCGTTTCTGGGGGGGGTGAACTAGCGGTATGACGGGGGGGTAAGCGCTCGGTAAAAGTTAACATGGTAGTGGTCAATAGGAAAAAACATTCTTAATTGTAGCCCTGACTCCAGCTTGACCCGAAAAACTGAGGAACTTTTTCTATTTATTCTCCCGCTGCAGACGAATCATCTCATTTTGCACCCGTCGTCTCAAGTTATTATCGGTACGAATCCGGTTAGTAATGGCGTTAAATTGAGATGCGGTGAAGCCATTATCTTTGACAATCTCTTTTGACTTATTACAATAATCGACGGCAATTCTTTGGGCATTAGCTGGAAGATTATTAAAGCTTTCCCGTTGGTTACAGGTAATTGCCGGGGGACTTTTGCCTAAAATTTGCGAAATTTCCTCATAAGCTTGTTTTCTTTGGATTTCGATCGACAAAACTGCTTTGGCATAACGTTTGATTTGGTCAGCCGTAAAATCTTGAGTATAAGCGGAGGACTGAAAACTAACCACCTCCGTCGTCCAAGAAAATTCGGGAATCACACCGCCAAGAATGGCGATTACTGCCAAAAAAGTCACAATAAAAGAACGTCTTAAGCTTTGACCTAGATCGGCTAGGGGATAGCAGTAAATCACCATGCGAGTTTGTCGCTGAATAGATAATGATAGCAAACTTTCCAGTTAAATCCTGCTTTTTTGAATATTTTTAACGATCATAAGTTCCAATTCTAGCCAATATCTCCTGGGCCCGAACTTAATTTTTGGGCAGAAATTGCTTTGGTAAACTTTTTTAACGTTTCTAGGGGCAAAATTAGTCAAAAATCTTTGAGAGAACCGATGAACGATTTTTGGGAAGTTAGGATACCTATCGCTTTTAGAGAATATTTATCGGCAATTTAGCCAGCTAATCTCTTTTTATTAGCTTATATCGCTGTTAATCTCTCGCTTATTTCCTTTTGTGTCTCCCCGTGGCGGGGAATCGAGAGGAAATCTAGATAAATTAAAGGTTTCAGCGATCCCGATCGAGACAATTCCCGCTTAGAATAATGCAGTGGAATATATAGCCAATGAGGATTTGAGGCATTATTTAGTGATCTCGATCCTGGCGAGTCCTCAAGAGGGGAACCATAATAAACTACTGACAACCACCCTAAACTCAGAAAAACCGCAAAAAAAGGAGTTAGCGCATGAATAAAGGTGAATTAATCGATCAAATCGCTCTCAAAGCCTCTGTCACCAAAAAACAAGCAGATGCTGTTCTCACTGCCGCCATCGAGACCATTATCGAAGCGGTTTCTGAGGGGGACAAAGTAACCCTAGTAGGATTCGGTTCCTTCGAGGCCCGGGAACGTCAGGCCAGGGAAGGACGCAACCCGAAAACCGGCGATAAGATGGAGATTCCGGCCACTCGCGTCCCGGCTTTCTCGGCCGGTAAACTGTTTAAAGACAGAGTGGCCCCGGATAAGGAATAATTACTGTTGAGTTTCGTTCTCGCGTAGCGAGCGCAAAGCGTTCGCTGTAAGTCTTTTGCCTAGACCTAAACATGGTGGTAATCTTGACTGGGCGGCCGCCATTGCCGGCTGTCCGGTTTCCTCTATTCTCGATTTTTCTGCCAGTATCAACCCCCTCGGTCCGCCAGAAAGCGCCCTAACCGCTATTAAAAACCATTTAACCAGTCTGACTCGTTATCCTGACCCCGGGTATTGGCAGTTGCGTTCTGCCCTCGCTCAATGGCATGATATCGGGCCGGATTGGATTCTCCCCGGCAATGGTGCGGCCGAGTTATTAACCTGGGCCGGTCGGGAATTAGCAGCATTTGATAGTGTTTATGTACTAAAACCCGCTTTTAACGATTACGAACGGGCTTTAAAAAGTTTTGGTGGAAACATCTGCCAACATTCCCTAGATTTAACCACTTTAAAGCCGGTTAATCCCGAAAAACAAGGCTTATTACTCAATAATCCCCACAATCCCACGGGGAAACTCTGGACGGTGGCGGCCATTCGTCCCTATCTATCGCAATTTGGTTTGGTGGTAGTGGATGAAGCTTTTATGGATTTTTTACCCCCGCAACAACAGGAGAGTTTAATATCTCTCTTGCCGGAATATCCCAATCTCGTGATTGTGCGTTCCCTAACTAAATTTTACAGTCTCCCCGGTTTACGTCTAGGATACGTCCTCGCTCATCCCGATCGCCTGTTACAATGGCAAAGATGGCGCGATCCTTGGTCGGTGAATAATTTGGCCGTGGTTGCCGCTATTGCGGGAATTGAAGATAGGGATTTTCAACAACAAACTTGGGATTGGTTAACGGCGGCCCGCGAGGATTTATGGCAGGGATTAGCTAATTTTCCGCAATTACAGCCCCAAACCAGTGCCGCTAACTTCCTCTTAGTACAATCTCAATCTTCCTGTTTACCCCTACAGGAAGCTTTATTAAAATATCATCGAATTTTCATCCGCGATTGTCTCAGTTTCCCCGAATTGGGTAGCAATTATTTTCGGGTCGCTGTCCGTTTACCGGCAGAAAATCAACGATTATTATCGGCTTTAGAGAGTATTTTAGCCGCGTCTGATATTAACAACAAAAAGGCTCCCGCCAACTAGACGGGAGCCGCTGCCATCGAACTAAGGGAAATTAGTCGAGGTCAGGCATTGCCAATGCGGGTTCAGTCTCGCGGTCAATTCCTTTCTCGAAACCGGCGGCGGCGGCGCGAGCGCGTCCAGCGTGCCAGAGGTGTCCAATCAGGAAGAAGAAGGCGAGGGTGAAGTGAGAGGTAGCCAACCAAGCGCGAGGAGACACATAGTTAAACGAGTTAACGTCAGTGATAACCCCACCCACAGAGTTCAAGGAACCTAAAGGAGCGTGGGTCATGTATTCAGCCGCGCGGCGGACTTGCCAGGGTTGTACGTCATTTCTGATTTTGTCGAGGTCTAAACCGTTAGGACCGCGGAGGGGTTCTAACCAGGGACCGCGGAAATCCCAGAAACGCATGGTTTCACCACCGAAGATGATTTCACCAGTGGGAGAGCGCATCAGGTATTTACCTAGACCGGTGGGGCCTTGGGCAGAAGCGACGTTAGCGCCTAAGCGTTGGTCACGCACCAAGAAGGTGAAAGCTTGAGCTTGGGAAGCTTCCATACCGGTCGGACCGTAGAATTCACTGGGATAGGCGGTGTTGTTAAACCAAACGTAAACGGCGGCGATAAAGCCCATCATGGAAAGAGCGCCCAAGCTGTAGGACAGATAGGCTTCTCCAGACCAGATGAAAGCGCGGCGCGCCCAGGCAAAAGGTTTGGTGAGAATGTGCCAGATACCGCCAGCGATACAGATTAAGCCAATCCAGATGTGACCGCCGATGATATCTTCCATGTTGTTGACGCTGATAATCCAGCCTTCGCCACCGAAAGGAGCTTTGGTCAGATAA is a genomic window containing:
- the ureE gene encoding urease accessory protein UreE, which translates into the protein MLTFTERLPPRHTASSPPPETVLFSLLLTAEERTRSRYRLDSPEGFSLCFRLPRGTILQDRDFLRGENGEIIQIIAKPEPVITITAPSTDLLLKAAYHLGNRHVALEINPDYLRLAPDSVLQAMLEGLGLAVNEEIAPFNPEIGAYQHYHDLEEAKKG
- a CDS encoding DUF4168 domain-containing protein, with product MVIYCYPLADLGQSLRRSFIVTFLAVIAILGGVIPEFSWTTEVVSFQSSAYTQDFTADQIKRYAKAVLSIEIQRKQAYEEISQILGKSPPAITCNQRESFNNLPANAQRIAVDYCNKSKEIVKDNGFTASQFNAITNRIRTDNNLRRRVQNEMIRLQRENK
- the cobD gene encoding threonine-phosphate decarboxylase CobD, which gives rise to MPRPKHGGNLDWAAAIAGCPVSSILDFSASINPLGPPESALTAIKNHLTSLTRYPDPGYWQLRSALAQWHDIGPDWILPGNGAAELLTWAGRELAAFDSVYVLKPAFNDYERALKSFGGNICQHSLDLTTLKPVNPEKQGLLLNNPHNPTGKLWTVAAIRPYLSQFGLVVVDEAFMDFLPPQQQESLISLLPEYPNLVIVRSLTKFYSLPGLRLGYVLAHPDRLLQWQRWRDPWSVNNLAVVAAIAGIEDRDFQQQTWDWLTAAREDLWQGLANFPQLQPQTSAANFLLVQSQSSCLPLQEALLKYHRIFIRDCLSFPELGSNYFRVAVRLPAENQRLLSALESILAASDINNKKAPAN
- a CDS encoding HU family DNA-binding protein translates to MNKGELIDQIALKASVTKKQADAVLTAAIETIIEAVSEGDKVTLVGFGSFEARERQAREGRNPKTGDKMEIPATRVPAFSAGKLFKDRVAPDKE
- the psbC gene encoding photosystem II reaction center protein CP43; translated protein: MVTLSNIPTATGRDQSSTGFAWWSGNARLINLSGKLLGAHVAHAGLIVFWAGAMTLFETAHFIPEKPMYEQGLILLPHLATLGFGVGPGGEVVDTFPYFVAGVLHLISSAVLGFGGIYHAIRGPETLEEYSNFFGYDWKDKNQMTNIIGYHLILLGCGALLLVFKAMFFGGVYDTWAPGGGDVRIITNPTLNPAVIFGYLTKAPFGGEGWIISVNNMEDIIGGHIWIGLICIAGGIWHILTKPFAWARRAFIWSGEAYLSYSLGALSMMGFIAAVYVWFNNTAYPSEFYGPTGMEASQAQAFTFLVRDQRLGANVASAQGPTGLGKYLMRSPTGEIIFGGETMRFWDFRGPWLEPLRGPNGLDLDKIRNDVQPWQVRRAAEYMTHAPLGSLNSVGGVITDVNSFNYVSPRAWLATSHFTLAFFFLIGHLWHAGRARAAAAGFEKGIDRETEPALAMPDLD